One genomic window of Pelagicoccus enzymogenes includes the following:
- the sqr gene encoding type III sulfide quinone reductase, selenoprotein subtype, with amino-acid sequence MKKLLILGAGTAGTIVANKMIRKLPARDWSIQIVDQDPLHYYQPGFLFMPFGVYGEKDVVKPKSRFLSKRVDLVMGAIDRIEPDSKRVLLEDGTKLDYDLLVVATGTTPRPEETEGMEGDDWGRNVHEFYTFEGAGKLARRLKDWQGGRLVINVAEMPIKCPVAPLEFAFLADWWLTKNGLRDKTEIQYVTPLSGAFTKPVATERLQHMLSDRRIHVETDFAIGSVDNSKKQIVSWDERTVDYDLLVTVPTNMGSDAIERSGLGDELNFVPTNKETLQADGYENIFVIGDATDVPASKAGSVAHFEAEILEENLLSAAAGKELEAKFDGHSNCFVETGYGKGMLIDFNYETEPLPGTFPFAKLGPMPLLEESRVNHWGKLMFRHVYWNALLKGWPLGIGPAMSLKGKRTDLIRQPAVVQVG; translated from the coding sequence ATGAAAAAGCTTTTAATACTGGGCGCTGGCACAGCGGGCACGATTGTGGCGAACAAGATGATCCGCAAGTTGCCTGCTAGGGATTGGAGTATTCAGATTGTGGATCAAGATCCGCTTCACTACTACCAACCAGGTTTTCTCTTTATGCCTTTTGGGGTCTATGGGGAAAAGGATGTGGTCAAGCCGAAGTCCAGGTTTCTGTCGAAGAGAGTCGACTTGGTGATGGGCGCTATCGACCGAATCGAGCCAGACTCCAAGCGCGTGCTTTTGGAGGACGGAACTAAGCTCGACTACGACTTGCTGGTAGTCGCCACCGGTACCACACCTCGGCCTGAAGAGACGGAAGGCATGGAGGGGGACGATTGGGGGCGTAACGTTCACGAGTTCTACACCTTTGAAGGCGCGGGCAAGCTGGCCCGGCGCTTGAAGGACTGGCAAGGGGGGCGCTTGGTCATCAACGTAGCGGAGATGCCGATCAAGTGTCCAGTGGCTCCCCTCGAGTTCGCATTCCTGGCAGACTGGTGGCTGACGAAGAACGGGTTGAGAGACAAGACGGAGATCCAGTACGTCACGCCTCTGTCTGGAGCATTTACCAAACCTGTCGCCACCGAACGACTACAGCATATGTTGTCAGACCGTCGCATTCACGTGGAAACGGATTTTGCGATTGGTTCCGTCGACAATTCCAAGAAGCAGATCGTCTCTTGGGACGAGCGGACCGTGGACTATGACTTGCTGGTCACGGTCCCCACCAACATGGGAAGCGATGCGATCGAGAGATCAGGGCTCGGCGACGAGCTAAATTTCGTTCCTACCAACAAGGAAACCCTGCAGGCGGACGGGTATGAGAACATCTTCGTGATCGGCGACGCAACCGATGTGCCAGCTTCCAAGGCAGGATCGGTAGCCCATTTTGAAGCGGAAATATTGGAGGAGAACCTGCTTTCCGCGGCCGCAGGCAAAGAGCTCGAAGCCAAGTTCGACGGTCACTCGAACTGTTTTGTGGAGACGGGCTACGGCAAGGGGATGTTAATCGATTTCAACTACGAGACCGAACCGCTTCCCGGCACTTTTCCTTTCGCTAAACTGGGGCCGATGCCGCTGCTCGAGGAGTCGCGCGTGAATCACTGGGGCAAGCTCATGTTCCGCCACGTTTATTGGAATGCGCTGCTCAAGGGATGGCCTTTGGGCATTGGGCCAGCCATGTCGCTGAAAGGAAAGCGAACGGACCTGATAAGGCAGCCCGCTGTGGTTCAGGTCGGATGA
- a CDS encoding TusE/DsrC/DsvC family sulfur relay protein: MKDREVAGKIVSFDDENFMVNYKDWDLDVATALAQEEGLPSLNDRHLTVLEFLRKTYEEKGTGPTIRRLTKESGVPTKELYALFPGAPAKKAARIAGIPKPKGCI; the protein is encoded by the coding sequence ATGAAAGATAGAGAAGTAGCAGGTAAGATCGTCTCCTTCGACGATGAAAACTTCATGGTAAACTACAAGGACTGGGACCTCGATGTGGCGACAGCTTTGGCTCAGGAAGAGGGCTTGCCATCTCTCAACGACAGGCACCTGACCGTTTTGGAGTTCTTGCGCAAGACTTACGAGGAGAAGGGGACCGGCCCGACGATTCGTCGCTTAACCAAGGAAAGTGGCGTTCCGACCAAGGAACTCTATGCCCTCTTCCCGGGAGCTCCCGCGAAGAAGGCAGCTCGTATAGCAGGGATTCCCAAGCCCAAGGGATGCATATAG
- a CDS encoding DsrE/DsrF/DrsH-like family protein, with product MSTAILEEEKVETVKAPEPIKRVSIIVSKGTLDGVYPGLIMANGARMEGIEATLFFTFFGMNAILKKKMDKLKVATVGNPAMGMPTLLGAIPGMSSFASHMMKKEMDKLDIPPVSEFLEMIEDAGGEIYACKAAFEMFHLKEEDLCPQVKEIITVGDFYEKSAGSQIIFT from the coding sequence ATGAGCACAGCAATTCTCGAGGAAGAAAAAGTGGAGACCGTCAAGGCTCCAGAGCCAATCAAGCGTGTATCCATAATCGTATCCAAGGGAACGCTCGATGGCGTTTATCCAGGATTGATCATGGCCAATGGCGCCCGCATGGAAGGTATTGAGGCAACCCTCTTTTTCACGTTCTTCGGCATGAACGCCATACTGAAGAAGAAGATGGACAAGCTCAAGGTGGCAACGGTGGGGAACCCGGCAATGGGGATGCCTACCTTGCTGGGAGCGATTCCCGGCATGTCTTCCTTTGCCTCTCACATGATGAAGAAGGAAATGGACAAGCTGGATATCCCGCCCGTCAGTGAATTCCTAGAAATGATCGAGGACGCGGGGGGAGAGATCTATGCCTGCAAGGCAGCCTTCGAAATGTTCCACCTGAAGGAGGAGGACCTTTGCCCGCAGGTAAAGGAGATCATCACGGTGGGAGACTTCTACGAGAAGAGCGCTGGCTCGCAGATCATTTTCACCTGA
- a CDS encoding sensor histidine kinase produces the protein MTPLTEQPETLLSLYRISQAASSADSPRDAYIVVIGELQRLYAPRAAAISLINPNTSLLEIEYSLGYPTETKDLSIHPGKGLVGRVAFNGEPLLSNDVEADPRYVKLIEGVRSQIIAPMVSGGHIIGVLSVSREEKDAFEQADLDKLILLANESSEVLQSVWHRRQLANQSEQLKALIEVGQNIVSNFETHSLWETVTEAAMELTRARLCTLQLFDSKTKKVKLLTARPLNSEYTQQVGELALSESLAGSAIRTKRQVEFSNITTPDYLDLKDVPVDSEVTSCLSTPMIYEGKVTGILNVFTKVRHRFPNSERRLLQAFADLAAVAAQNAELYTRVFNSEERLRKSERLTTLGLLSAEIAHEIRNPLTVIKLLFGSLGLDYPESDPRHKDKQVIKEKFNQLEEIVSKVLSFGKAPEGIFTIWDIDELVSDTCLLVRHKMRQLKIELEHQNADQRLKVNGNKGQLQQVLLNLIINASDAMPDGGRLTISTRCETNEKGKQAVLYIEDTGSGIPENLVERVFDSFLTDKPEGTGLGLSIVKRILRSHHGDISVSKTGPTGTTMRIELPVHR, from the coding sequence GTGACACCGCTTACCGAACAACCCGAAACCCTCCTTTCCCTCTACCGCATCAGCCAGGCAGCTAGCTCGGCCGATTCGCCACGCGACGCTTATATCGTAGTGATCGGAGAACTACAACGTCTTTACGCTCCACGAGCTGCAGCCATTAGCCTCATCAATCCCAACACGTCGCTGCTGGAAATCGAATACTCGCTTGGCTACCCCACCGAAACCAAAGACCTCTCGATCCACCCAGGCAAAGGGCTCGTTGGCCGAGTCGCCTTCAACGGCGAACCCCTTCTGTCCAACGACGTGGAAGCCGACCCCCGCTACGTCAAGCTTATCGAAGGCGTGCGTTCCCAAATAATCGCTCCCATGGTATCCGGTGGACATATCATCGGCGTGCTGAGCGTGTCGCGGGAGGAAAAAGACGCTTTCGAGCAGGCCGACTTGGACAAGCTCATCCTGCTCGCCAACGAATCCTCCGAAGTGCTGCAGTCCGTTTGGCATCGCCGCCAACTCGCCAACCAATCGGAGCAACTAAAGGCCCTCATCGAAGTCGGCCAAAACATCGTATCCAACTTCGAAACACATTCGCTCTGGGAAACCGTTACCGAAGCCGCGATGGAGCTCACCCGAGCCCGACTCTGCACCCTCCAGCTCTTCGACTCCAAAACCAAAAAGGTCAAGCTACTCACCGCCCGCCCCCTCAACAGCGAATACACCCAGCAAGTAGGAGAGCTCGCACTATCCGAAAGCCTCGCAGGTTCCGCGATCCGTACCAAAAGACAGGTCGAGTTCTCCAACATTACGACACCTGACTACCTCGACCTCAAGGACGTACCTGTCGACTCCGAGGTCACCTCCTGCCTTTCCACTCCCATGATCTACGAAGGCAAGGTAACAGGCATTCTCAACGTATTCACAAAAGTGCGACACCGCTTCCCCAACAGCGAACGCCGCCTCTTGCAGGCCTTCGCCGACCTCGCCGCCGTCGCCGCCCAAAACGCCGAACTCTACACCCGCGTCTTCAATTCCGAGGAACGCCTGCGCAAGTCCGAGCGCCTCACCACCCTCGGCCTGCTCTCAGCCGAGATCGCCCACGAGATACGCAATCCGCTCACCGTGATAAAACTCCTCTTCGGCTCCCTAGGACTCGATTACCCAGAGAGCGATCCGCGCCACAAAGACAAGCAGGTCATCAAGGAAAAGTTCAACCAGCTCGAGGAGATCGTTTCCAAGGTGCTCTCCTTCGGCAAAGCCCCCGAGGGCATCTTTACCATTTGGGACATCGACGAGCTCGTATCCGACACCTGCCTGCTGGTCCGCCACAAGATGCGACAGCTAAAGATCGAGCTCGAGCACCAAAACGCCGACCAACGGCTCAAAGTAAACGGCAACAAAGGCCAGCTCCAGCAAGTGTTGCTCAATCTCATCATCAACGCCTCCGACGCCATGCCGGACGGCGGACGGCTCACCATTTCGACCCGCTGCGAAACCAACGAAAAAGGCAAGCAAGCCGTCCTCTACATCGAGGACACCGGCTCTGGAATTCCCGAAAACCTGGTGGAGCGCGTCTTCGACTCCTTCCTGACCGACAAACCCGAAGGCACCGGACTCGGCCTCTCTATCGTGAAGCGCATCCTGCGCAGCCACCACGGCGACATCTCGGTTTCCAAAACCGGCCCCACCGGCACCACCATGCGCATCGAGCTGCCGGTGCACCGGTAA
- a CDS encoding zinc-dependent peptidase: protein MLLKNVPLVSKLPARFRERLETNIKLFIAEVGFEGQGGVQVTDEIRVTVAAQACLLTVGRENKRYPRLKNVIIYPSAFTDSQRSPHYNSEKPIYRLGESWTTGTVILAWDSTRRGALNMHDGQNVALHEFAHQLDQEDGVGDGVPIFETQSAFAAWAAVFTKEYEIQVKKATKGHRSVLDHYGATNYAEFFAVSTEAFFEKPKQLKRKRPEIYKILKNYYHLDPITW, encoded by the coding sequence ATCCTTCTCAAGAACGTTCCCCTCGTATCCAAACTTCCGGCGCGCTTCCGCGAGCGGCTCGAAACCAATATCAAGCTCTTCATAGCGGAAGTGGGCTTCGAAGGACAAGGCGGCGTTCAAGTCACCGACGAAATCCGCGTCACCGTAGCCGCCCAAGCCTGCCTGCTCACCGTGGGTCGCGAGAACAAACGATACCCACGCCTGAAAAACGTCATCATCTACCCCAGCGCCTTCACCGACTCCCAGCGCTCGCCCCACTACAATTCCGAAAAGCCCATCTATCGTCTCGGCGAGTCCTGGACCACCGGCACCGTCATCCTCGCCTGGGACTCCACTCGACGCGGGGCCCTCAACATGCACGACGGCCAAAACGTAGCCCTGCACGAATTCGCCCATCAGCTCGACCAAGAAGACGGAGTTGGCGACGGCGTACCCATCTTCGAAACCCAATCTGCGTTCGCCGCCTGGGCGGCCGTATTCACAAAAGAGTACGAGATCCAAGTAAAGAAAGCCACCAAGGGACACCGCAGCGTGCTCGATCATTACGGAGCGACCAACTACGCCGAGTTCTTCGCCGTCTCTACCGAAGCCTTCTTCGAAAAACCCAAGCAACTCAAACGCAAGCGTCCCGAAATCTACAAGATCCTCAAGAACTACTACCACCTCGACCCAATCACCTGGTAG
- the mnmA gene encoding tRNA 2-thiouridine(34) synthase MnmA yields MKKILVAMSGGVDSAVAALRLKQQGYAIEGAYMKNWINEDEILGDCPWQQDIEDASAVADSLGIPFRVVNLMHEYRTRIVDYLLSGYQSGITPNPDVMCNREIKFGVFLDYALENGFDEVATGHYAQLREATDDAPRAIIEGADPNKDQTYFLAMMRPEQVARARFPVGHLLKPQLRELAQKHALPNATKKDSQGICFIGNIKMSDFLREYVPDRPGPILRAEDDKPLGEHRGLHYFTIGQRRGIGVPSNSDNDFYVVVGKDIQRNALLVSFEAPTAPGLYSSRCEVSELSFTGEAPADDCRLEVKVRYRDPRVPVRYKRLNDKTVEITFDQPQRALALGQIIALYDGPQLLGGGIYTKIET; encoded by the coding sequence ATGAAAAAGATCCTAGTCGCCATGTCCGGAGGCGTCGACTCCGCCGTCGCCGCCCTGCGCCTCAAGCAGCAAGGTTACGCCATCGAAGGCGCCTACATGAAAAACTGGATCAACGAAGACGAAATCCTCGGCGACTGCCCCTGGCAACAGGACATCGAGGACGCATCCGCTGTGGCCGACTCCCTCGGCATCCCCTTTCGCGTGGTCAACCTCATGCACGAGTACCGCACCCGCATCGTCGACTACCTGCTCTCTGGATACCAAAGCGGCATCACCCCCAACCCCGACGTCATGTGTAACCGCGAAATCAAGTTCGGAGTCTTCCTCGACTACGCGCTCGAGAACGGATTCGACGAGGTCGCCACCGGACACTACGCCCAACTTCGCGAAGCCACCGACGACGCCCCCCGCGCCATCATCGAAGGAGCCGACCCCAACAAGGACCAAACCTACTTCCTCGCCATGATGCGCCCCGAGCAAGTCGCCCGTGCCCGCTTCCCCGTCGGGCACCTCCTCAAGCCCCAGCTCCGCGAGCTCGCCCAAAAGCACGCCCTTCCCAACGCCACCAAAAAGGACAGCCAAGGCATCTGCTTCATCGGCAACATCAAGATGTCCGACTTCCTCCGCGAATACGTGCCCGACCGCCCTGGCCCCATCCTGCGGGCCGAAGACGACAAGCCGCTCGGCGAGCACCGCGGCCTCCACTACTTCACCATCGGCCAACGCCGCGGCATCGGCGTCCCCTCAAACTCCGACAACGACTTCTACGTCGTAGTCGGAAAAGACATACAACGCAACGCCCTGCTCGTATCCTTCGAAGCCCCCACCGCTCCCGGCCTCTACTCCAGTCGCTGCGAGGTATCCGAGCTCAGCTTCACCGGCGAGGCCCCCGCCGACGACTGCCGCCTCGAGGTCAAAGTCCGCTACCGAGACCCCCGGGTCCCCGTCCGCTACAAACGCCTCAACGACAAGACCGTCGAAATCACATTCGACCAGCCCCAGCGCGCCCTCGCCCTCGGACAAATCATCGCCCTCTACGACGGCCCCCAGCTCCTCGGCGGCGGCATCTACACCAAAATCGAAACGTAA
- a CDS encoding alpha-amylase family glycosyl hydrolase, translated as MSPTLESRHIRKAYLTSLTEGVVELNRDWRALRLPPISLEGQVHAHMALHALPPIDYAKRSGYYVSKSGKVVFVFVPQKYSKIEYTGVSVYVAGSFNGWQEAIGDEDWELKPESIGGKRVLILRKELEIFSSDQAYQFKFVTDKHHWFVPDEEAPNLAWDGMGNANYVYQPKRSGRHRLGFKLKKPIEFSNCNVLLYHTRKGVERTELSLGSFFLNLKSDKELGAVVGEGSVTFRLFAPRAKWVKVGFFNDLKDPKKANWLLMKRDKDFVWEATVDEDLVGYYYWFRIDGPDEHDSLFDPDFNVLDPYAKATVGREGPGIIVDLDAYKRPVRTFTPPQWQNLVVLEGHVRDFVQKLPGLPREGDRPLGFSDLAKYARRKDFYPKRLGVNAIELQPIQENDSRSYGEYHWGYMTANYFAPHSGYASDPTKGSQVEEFRELVDTLHEEGFAVILDVVYNHVGEPAHLMFVDKRYYFHMSAEGELTNWSGCGNDLRCEAPMAKRLIIESLKHLMEFYGVDGFRFDLADLVGKPVLKEVERELKKVRSDVILIAEPWSFRGHIGPELRDTGYASWNDGYREFLKGYVRCEASVDTARYFMQGSVGHYATWPAQTVNYVESHDDRVWIDDITENGNFDGTVPTQRDIARTRMMVAMLMMSVGMPMLHAGMDFLGSKNGVRNTYQDGPRNALNYDRALEYSACSKYFSEWIAFRLSEKGGILRHYNRAPEGFFHFLPAESGNAFACVYNASGEWGSRKLLFGANPGLGPVRIPLGEWGEKAWRQLADHERFLDPKDRAWANQPDKSLFLPRLACGLWELT; from the coding sequence ATGTCACCGACTCTAGAAAGTAGACACATACGCAAAGCTTACCTGACCTCGCTTACGGAGGGGGTCGTTGAGCTGAACCGGGATTGGCGGGCGCTGCGCCTGCCGCCAATCAGCTTGGAGGGGCAGGTCCATGCCCATATGGCTTTGCACGCCCTGCCGCCGATCGACTACGCCAAGCGCAGTGGCTACTACGTGAGCAAGAGCGGCAAGGTCGTTTTTGTTTTCGTTCCACAGAAGTATTCGAAAATCGAGTACACGGGCGTATCGGTATACGTTGCGGGTAGCTTTAATGGCTGGCAGGAGGCCATCGGCGACGAGGACTGGGAGTTGAAGCCCGAAAGTATCGGAGGGAAGCGAGTGCTGATCTTGCGCAAGGAGTTGGAGATCTTCAGCAGCGATCAAGCCTACCAGTTCAAGTTCGTCACCGACAAGCACCACTGGTTCGTGCCGGACGAGGAGGCTCCGAACCTTGCCTGGGACGGGATGGGCAACGCGAATTACGTTTACCAGCCCAAGCGCTCGGGGCGGCACCGTTTGGGATTCAAGCTGAAGAAGCCGATCGAGTTTTCCAATTGCAACGTGTTGCTCTACCACACTCGCAAGGGAGTGGAGCGCACCGAGCTAAGCCTCGGGAGCTTTTTCCTCAATCTTAAGTCCGACAAGGAGTTGGGTGCGGTCGTGGGCGAGGGGTCGGTGACCTTCCGCTTGTTTGCCCCGAGAGCGAAGTGGGTCAAGGTCGGCTTCTTCAATGACCTGAAGGATCCCAAGAAGGCAAATTGGTTGCTCATGAAGCGGGACAAGGACTTCGTCTGGGAAGCTACGGTAGACGAGGACCTGGTCGGTTACTACTATTGGTTCCGTATCGACGGGCCGGACGAGCACGACAGCTTGTTCGATCCGGATTTCAATGTGCTTGACCCTTACGCCAAGGCGACGGTTGGTCGCGAAGGACCGGGGATCATCGTCGATCTCGATGCCTACAAGAGGCCCGTTCGAACCTTCACTCCGCCGCAGTGGCAAAACTTGGTGGTGCTGGAGGGGCACGTGCGAGATTTTGTGCAGAAGCTTCCCGGCCTGCCACGCGAAGGGGATCGTCCGCTCGGGTTCTCGGACTTGGCAAAGTACGCTCGTCGAAAGGATTTTTACCCGAAGCGTCTGGGGGTTAACGCGATCGAGCTGCAGCCAATCCAGGAAAACGACAGCCGTAGCTATGGCGAGTACCATTGGGGGTACATGACGGCTAATTATTTCGCTCCGCATTCTGGATACGCGAGCGATCCGACCAAAGGTTCGCAGGTTGAGGAATTTCGCGAGCTGGTCGATACGCTGCACGAGGAAGGCTTCGCGGTCATACTTGACGTGGTCTACAACCACGTGGGCGAGCCGGCCCACTTGATGTTCGTCGACAAGCGCTACTACTTCCACATGTCGGCTGAGGGAGAGCTCACCAATTGGAGCGGTTGCGGCAACGACCTGCGCTGCGAGGCTCCGATGGCCAAGCGGCTGATCATCGAAAGCCTGAAGCACTTGATGGAATTCTATGGAGTCGATGGCTTCCGTTTCGACCTTGCTGACTTGGTGGGGAAGCCAGTGCTCAAGGAAGTGGAGAGAGAGCTCAAGAAAGTGCGTTCGGATGTCATCCTCATCGCGGAGCCTTGGAGTTTCCGCGGTCACATCGGCCCGGAACTGAGGGACACAGGTTACGCGTCATGGAATGATGGGTACAGGGAATTCTTGAAGGGCTACGTCCGTTGTGAGGCCAGTGTGGATACGGCCCGGTACTTCATGCAAGGATCAGTTGGGCATTATGCGACCTGGCCTGCCCAGACCGTCAATTACGTGGAGTCGCACGACGACCGGGTTTGGATAGACGACATCACGGAGAACGGGAACTTCGACGGGACCGTTCCCACGCAAAGGGACATTGCCCGGACCCGCATGATGGTGGCGATGCTGATGATGTCGGTTGGCATGCCCATGCTGCATGCCGGGATGGATTTTCTCGGCAGCAAGAACGGAGTCCGCAACACCTACCAAGACGGGCCGCGCAACGCTCTCAACTACGACCGCGCTCTCGAGTACTCCGCTTGCTCGAAGTACTTCTCCGAGTGGATTGCCTTTCGTCTTTCGGAGAAAGGCGGCATTCTCCGTCACTACAATCGGGCTCCAGAGGGGTTTTTCCACTTTTTGCCAGCAGAGAGCGGCAACGCCTTCGCCTGCGTTTACAACGCGTCTGGCGAGTGGGGCAGCCGCAAGCTGCTGTTCGGGGCCAACCCCGGACTGGGGCCGGTCCGCATACCGCTCGGCGAGTGGGGCGAAAAGGCTTGGCGGCAATTGGCCGACCACGAACGCTTTCTCGATCCGAAGGACCGCGCTTGGGCTAATCAACCGGATAAGTCCCTCTTTTTGCCTCGCTTGGCCTGCGGCCTGTGGGAGCTTACTTAA
- the gap gene encoding type I glyceraldehyde-3-phosphate dehydrogenase — protein sequence MAVKVAINGFGRIGRLVFRALVDQGLLGTEVDVVAVNDLVPASNLAYLLKYDSTQGRFNGTVEAEGEDTLVVNGHKIKCLALREIPANLPWAENNIDIVIESTGLWVQDEKAQGHIDAGAKKVIISAPGKGNVKTVVLGVNDDTLTAEDTLISNASCTTNCLAPITKVVLDNFGIEEGLMTTVHSYTATQKTVDGPSPKDMKGGRAAAMNIIPSTTGAAKAVGLVLPEVNGKLTGMAFRVPTPTVSVVDLTVKVSKPTSYAEICQKMKEAAEGPLKGILEYTEDEVASSDFIHCPASSIFDAGSGMGLTDTFFKLVSWYDNEWGYSNRVVDLLKKVAAL from the coding sequence ATGGCTGTAAAAGTAGCTATCAATGGTTTCGGCCGCATCGGCCGCCTAGTATTCCGCGCGCTCGTGGACCAGGGCCTTCTTGGCACTGAAGTCGACGTCGTCGCTGTAAACGACCTCGTTCCTGCGTCCAACCTCGCGTACCTGCTCAAGTACGACTCCACCCAAGGTCGTTTCAACGGTACGGTTGAAGCGGAAGGTGAAGACACGCTCGTCGTTAACGGCCACAAGATCAAGTGTCTCGCACTTCGCGAAATCCCAGCCAACCTCCCTTGGGCAGAGAACAACATCGACATTGTTATCGAGTCCACTGGTCTCTGGGTACAGGACGAAAAGGCTCAAGGCCACATCGACGCCGGCGCCAAGAAGGTTATCATCTCCGCTCCAGGCAAGGGCAACGTCAAGACCGTCGTACTCGGCGTCAACGACGACACCCTCACTGCTGAGGACACGCTGATCTCCAACGCGTCTTGCACCACTAACTGCTTGGCTCCGATCACCAAGGTCGTCCTCGACAACTTCGGCATCGAAGAAGGTCTGATGACAACTGTCCACAGCTACACTGCTACGCAGAAGACTGTTGATGGCCCATCGCCTAAGGACATGAAGGGTGGACGCGCTGCCGCGATGAACATCATCCCATCGACTACTGGCGCTGCCAAGGCTGTTGGCCTCGTGCTCCCAGAAGTAAACGGCAAGCTCACTGGTATGGCTTTCCGCGTACCGACTCCAACCGTTTCCGTAGTCGACCTCACCGTTAAGGTCAGCAAGCCAACTTCTTACGCAGAAATCTGCCAAAAGATGAAGGAAGCTGCCGAAGGTCCGCTCAAGGGTATCCTCGAGTACACCGAAGACGAAGTTGCTTCTTCTGACTTCATCCACTGCCCAGCGTCCTCTATCTTCGACGCAGGTTCCGGTATGGGTCTGACGGACACTTTCTTCAAGCTCGTTAGCTGGTACGACAACGAATGGGGTTACTCCAATCGCGTCGTAGACCTTCTCAAGAAGGTTGCTGCTCTCTAA
- a CDS encoding phosphoglycerate kinase, whose amino-acid sequence MATKTIEDIDLKGKKALIRVDFNVPLKDGEVTDKTRILGALPTIKHVIANGGTAVLLSHLGRPKGEVNPKFSLEPVAKALSAELGQAVVFVPESIGEVAEKAVAALEPGSVALLENVRFHAGEEKNDPELSKAFAKLGDVYINDAFGTAHRAHSSTAGIAEFLKPAVCGFLIQKELEFLGDKTANAERPFTVILGGAKVSDKLKVIDALLEKADTILIGGAMAYTFALANGKTVGDSLKEDSMVEMTAELQKKAAAKGVKLLLPVDNITVDSFDFGAMKAGNLGTSDAEGNIPDGWEGVDIGPKTVELYCAEVAKSKTVLWNGPMGIFESDDCNKGTFAVAKAIADNQEATTIIGGGDSVTAINMSGYGDKVSFKSTGGGASLEFLEGKILPGVDALDKK is encoded by the coding sequence ATGGCTACAAAGACCATCGAAGACATTGACCTCAAGGGTAAGAAAGCGCTCATCCGCGTGGACTTCAACGTACCGCTCAAGGACGGCGAAGTAACCGACAAGACCCGTATCCTCGGCGCCTTGCCGACTATCAAGCACGTGATCGCCAACGGCGGTACCGCTGTGCTTCTCAGCCACCTGGGTCGCCCCAAGGGTGAGGTAAATCCAAAGTTCTCCCTTGAGCCGGTCGCCAAGGCCCTTTCCGCAGAGCTCGGCCAAGCAGTCGTGTTCGTTCCCGAGTCCATCGGTGAAGTCGCAGAAAAGGCAGTGGCCGCTCTCGAGCCTGGCTCCGTAGCCCTGCTGGAAAACGTCCGATTCCACGCGGGCGAAGAGAAGAACGACCCTGAGCTTTCCAAGGCTTTCGCCAAGCTTGGCGACGTCTACATCAACGACGCCTTTGGCACCGCTCACCGCGCTCACTCCTCCACGGCTGGAATCGCGGAGTTCCTCAAGCCAGCGGTTTGCGGTTTCCTCATCCAGAAGGAGCTCGAGTTCCTCGGCGACAAGACGGCCAACGCGGAGCGTCCCTTCACCGTTATCCTCGGCGGAGCCAAGGTTTCCGACAAGTTGAAGGTCATCGACGCCCTGCTCGAAAAGGCGGACACCATCCTCATTGGTGGCGCCATGGCCTACACCTTCGCTCTCGCCAACGGCAAGACCGTGGGTGACAGCTTGAAGGAAGACTCCATGGTCGAAATGACTGCCGAACTGCAGAAGAAGGCCGCGGCCAAGGGCGTGAAGCTCTTGCTGCCTGTCGACAACATCACGGTCGATTCCTTTGACTTCGGTGCCATGAAGGCGGGGAACCTCGGAACTTCGGACGCGGAAGGCAACATCCCAGACGGTTGGGAAGGCGTCGACATCGGTCCCAAGACCGTCGAGCTCTACTGCGCGGAAGTTGCCAAGTCCAAGACCGTTCTCTGGAACGGTCCGATGGGCATCTTCGAGAGCGACGACTGCAACAAGGGTACTTTCGCCGTCGCCAAGGCGATCGCCGACAACCAAGAGGCGACGACCATCATCGGTGGTGGCGATTCCGTAACCGCGATCAACATGTCCGGCTACGGCGACAAGGTTTCCTTCAAGAGCACCGGCGGAGGCGCGAGCCTCGAGTTCCTTGAAGGCAAGATCCTCCCTGGCGTTGACGCGCTCGACAAGAAGTAG